A window from Chitinophaga filiformis encodes these proteins:
- the tnpA gene encoding IS66 family insertion sequence element accessory protein TnpA — protein MSQDLSQPRDTATVRMSVTEKKRLLSEWQQSNLKMKVFCEQKHISVNALKNWIKQFDMGRKRKSKVNQPGSFVALIPERTNPVIPFAEYLLPDNRKLILNHTVPVSFLKELLSA, from the coding sequence ATGAGCCAAGATTTATCACAACCAAGAGATACAGCAACGGTGCGTATGTCTGTCACTGAAAAGAAGCGATTACTTTCTGAATGGCAGCAAAGTAACCTGAAGATGAAGGTATTCTGTGAACAAAAGCATATATCTGTAAATGCGTTGAAAAACTGGATAAAGCAGTTCGATATGGGGCGTAAGAGAAAATCAAAAGTAAATCAGCCTGGTTCTTTTGTTGCCCTGATTCCAGAAAGAACGAACCCGGTAATTCCTTTTGCTGAATACTTGTTGCCTGATAATAGGAAACTCATACTTAACCATACTGTTCCGGTGTCTTTCCTAAAAGAACTATTATCCGCATAA
- the tnpB gene encoding IS66 family insertion sequence element accessory protein TnpB (TnpB, as the term is used for proteins encoded by IS66 family insertion elements, is considered an accessory protein, since TnpC, encoded by a neighboring gene, is a DDE family transposase.), translating to MIALNPECRYFLYRSPININKSFYSLASIAREQMKVDPLSLAVFIFLNNNRNQLKLLVWQGDGFAIFHKRLEEGTFELPPFLHDQTHVVISYSQLILILQGISLEKVHYRKRYNQKNASTLTSR from the coding sequence ATGATTGCTTTAAACCCAGAATGCAGGTATTTTCTTTACAGATCGCCTATTAACATCAACAAGAGCTTTTATAGCCTGGCATCTATCGCCAGAGAGCAGATGAAGGTGGACCCGTTGTCGCTGGCTGTATTTATTTTCCTGAACAATAATCGTAACCAGCTGAAATTACTCGTTTGGCAGGGCGACGGCTTTGCCATCTTTCATAAAAGATTGGAGGAAGGTACGTTTGAATTACCACCATTCCTGCATGATCAAACACATGTGGTGATTAGCTATAGCCAGCTGATATTGATCTTGCAGGGGATTAGTCTGGAAAAGGTACACTATCGAAAACGATATAATCAAAAAAATGCCAGCACGTTAACATCGCGCTAA
- the tnpC gene encoding IS66 family transposase encodes MQHPNIDYKERYEQAEQTISQLKHELAVLKKMIFGSRHEKFVSTEASVQQLSLDIKADQILTSSVVSAQRISYTRNKINTEPVAHPGRNKLPDHLRREEIIIDPIDLPQGSKRIGQLETEVLEYKAAELYVKRYIRPKYLAPESNAADSSQIITAPLPDMPLPKCIAGPGLLAQMIIDKFVDHLPLHRQMQRFERSGVKLPYSTLTDWVGAAANLITPLYGSLVDQVLNADYIQCDESPMPVLDKDKKGKTHRGFFWAYQDSINKLVVFDYQEGRNKYGPTQMLQKFKGTIQTDGYQVYDAIAESSGINLIHCMAHARRYFVDALEHDRSRAEHVLQQIQLLYEIERECNAQAYDIADRKSNRFEKAVPILTELGIWMIKQYPQVLPKSPIGQALAYSIKRWDKLCAYAQTGHLLPDNNPIENSIRPIALGRKNHLFAGSHEAARRSAMLYSLLGTCKMHKVDPVEWLQNVLSRIASHPVNRIKELLPHNWKLEQS; translated from the coding sequence ATGCAACACCCCAACATTGATTATAAGGAACGTTATGAACAGGCTGAACAAACCATCAGCCAGTTAAAGCATGAGCTGGCAGTATTGAAGAAAATGATCTTTGGGAGCCGTCACGAGAAGTTTGTTTCCACAGAGGCATCAGTACAGCAACTATCACTGGATATAAAAGCTGATCAAATACTCACCAGCAGTGTTGTAAGCGCCCAGAGAATCTCCTACACCCGCAACAAAATCAATACAGAACCGGTTGCGCACCCAGGGAGAAATAAACTACCCGATCACTTACGCAGAGAGGAAATTATCATTGACCCGATAGATCTTCCACAAGGAAGCAAGAGGATTGGACAACTGGAAACAGAGGTTTTGGAATACAAGGCCGCAGAACTATATGTTAAACGATACATCCGACCCAAGTACCTGGCACCGGAATCTAATGCAGCGGACTCCTCCCAGATAATAACAGCACCATTGCCAGACATGCCATTGCCGAAATGCATTGCAGGACCGGGGTTGTTAGCACAAATGATCATCGATAAATTTGTTGATCACCTGCCGCTGCATCGTCAAATGCAACGTTTTGAGCGTTCCGGGGTAAAACTTCCGTACTCGACGTTGACAGATTGGGTTGGTGCTGCAGCTAACCTGATAACGCCTCTTTATGGATCTCTCGTCGATCAGGTACTTAATGCTGACTACATACAGTGCGACGAGAGTCCCATGCCAGTGCTGGACAAGGATAAGAAAGGAAAAACTCATCGAGGCTTCTTTTGGGCCTATCAGGACAGTATAAACAAGCTGGTCGTCTTCGATTACCAGGAGGGGCGCAATAAATATGGCCCCACGCAAATGTTACAAAAATTTAAAGGTACAATCCAGACGGATGGTTACCAGGTCTACGATGCGATTGCCGAAAGCAGTGGCATAAATCTCATCCATTGCATGGCTCACGCACGGAGATATTTTGTGGATGCGCTTGAGCATGATCGCAGCCGTGCAGAGCATGTTCTTCAGCAAATACAGCTACTCTATGAAATAGAGCGGGAATGCAATGCTCAGGCATATGATATAGCAGATCGGAAATCTAACCGTTTTGAAAAGGCTGTTCCTATCCTCACAGAATTAGGGATATGGATGATTAAACAGTATCCACAAGTTCTTCCTAAGAGCCCAATTGGACAAGCACTAGCTTATAGCATAAAAAGATGGGATAAACTATGCGCATATGCTCAAACAGGACATCTGTTGCCAGATAACAACCCGATTGAAAACTCCATAAGACCTATAGCACTGGGTCGAAAAAATCACCTGTTTGCGGGCTCACACGAAGCCGCGAGGAGATCCGCAATGCTATATAGCTTGCTTGGGACTTGTAAAATGCATAAGGTTGACCCAGTAGAATGGTTACAGAATGTGCTCAGTAGAATAGCCAGCCATCCTGTAAACCGAATCAAAGAACTTCTTCCGCATAACTGGAAACTTGAGCAAAGCTAA
- a CDS encoding SRPBCC domain-containing protein translates to MKDYKKHFIIPAPPEDLYKALTNPSTIQLWSGEPAEMSTEPGTEFSLWEDSIVGMNLEFEEDKKIVQEWYFGEQEEASIVTIILHPNKKGTDVELRHTNIPDEAYDDIIEGWNNAYFGALIDFYTE, encoded by the coding sequence ATGAAAGATTACAAAAAGCATTTCATCATCCCGGCTCCGCCGGAAGACCTATATAAAGCGCTCACCAATCCAAGCACGATCCAGCTCTGGAGCGGCGAACCCGCCGAGATGTCCACTGAGCCTGGCACTGAATTCTCCCTGTGGGAAGACAGCATTGTTGGTATGAACCTCGAATTTGAAGAAGACAAGAAGATCGTCCAGGAATGGTACTTCGGGGAGCAGGAAGAGGCGTCTATCGTTACGATCATCCTGCATCCGAATAAAAAAGGCACAGATGTGGAGCTAAGGCATACAAACATCCCTGACGAAGCGTACGACGATATCATCGAAGGATGGAATAACGCTTACTTCGGCGCTTTGATTGATTTCTACACCGAATAG
- a CDS encoding LysR substrate-binding domain-containing protein, whose product MLSTRHLVFMEVAREKSFSRASEVLFISQPAVSGHIKSLEEQYQTKLFERKGLHIELTEAGQLLYKRLLTVKTIQQETEFDISVMKDKLQASGVLNLGASTTAALYILPRVMSAFNQEYPRVEISLLNRNSEIVLDALINKEINIGVTEEKGKLSNVTYLPFLKDQIVAVCSHNNPLVKKKEYLLKEILNMPLAIRERGSGTLEAIKQGLMKSKINLDDLQINARLGGTEALKNFLVESGCVGFLSTRSIVKELQLGELAVLNFEGLRIERSFYFIQRKGETSELNKRFIRLAKSIYN is encoded by the coding sequence ATGTTATCGACCCGACATCTGGTATTTATGGAGGTAGCCCGGGAGAAAAGTTTTTCCAGGGCCAGCGAGGTATTGTTCATTTCCCAACCGGCAGTGAGCGGGCATATTAAGAGTCTGGAAGAGCAGTATCAAACTAAGTTGTTCGAGCGGAAGGGCTTACATATAGAACTGACGGAAGCGGGGCAACTGTTGTACAAAAGGCTGCTGACGGTGAAGACGATACAGCAGGAGACGGAATTCGATATATCTGTGATGAAGGACAAATTACAGGCCAGCGGGGTACTCAACCTCGGCGCCAGTACGACGGCCGCCTTGTATATACTTCCCCGTGTCATGTCTGCCTTTAACCAGGAATATCCCCGGGTAGAAATATCCCTCCTGAACAGGAACAGCGAGATCGTACTGGACGCCTTGATAAACAAAGAGATTAATATCGGGGTAACCGAGGAAAAGGGCAAGCTGAGCAATGTGACCTATCTGCCCTTCCTGAAAGACCAGATCGTAGCCGTTTGCAGTCACAATAACCCGCTGGTAAAGAAGAAAGAATATCTGCTCAAGGAGATCCTGAACATGCCCCTGGCCATACGTGAACGCGGCAGCGGTACCCTGGAGGCGATCAAGCAAGGCCTGATGAAAAGTAAGATCAACCTGGACGATCTGCAGATCAATGCACGCCTGGGGGGAACTGAAGCCCTGAAGAACTTCCTGGTAGAATCCGGTTGTGTGGGTTTCCTCTCCACCAGGTCTATCGTAAAGGAGCTGCAACTGGGAGAACTGGCCGTGCTCAATTTTGAAGGATTGCGTATTGAGCGTAGTTTTTACTTCATTCAGCGGAAAGGGGAAACCAGCGAGCTAAATAAGCGCTTTATCAGATTAGCGAAGTCGATCTATAACTAA
- a CDS encoding sugar-binding protein: MKPVSFPSKARYRASITQAGPARLKYLRRIPGWYRLTLLMLLLMPCMVAFAQSDGLPRGAYQLPYTRYESENATLDGGAALQQSPQFIQTDIASEASDQKYVSLSSNNASVEWTLTQAAQGVTLRFTMPDDNTGAGRSGSLGLYVNGTKVRNINLSSYWAYQYFPAADPVQTPGGKTFMRFDEVHFRLDNPLNAGDKLSIRKDNGDAITYGVDFVELEPVPQALTQPANYLSVTDYGAVANDQTDDFAAFNACIAAASAQGKHVYIPAGRFMLSDKLPLNVSNMKIQGAGIWYTEVYFSTDKQFYGGFMGRASNVEISHFTLSTINNDRLKYDEPNPRLPGEMYKTYKGFMGTYGTGSRIHDIWVEHFECGFWIAGYDPPYPIDITRDLVISRCRIRNNYADGVNFCQGTSNSVVEQCSVRNNGDDGLAVWPANVAGNNETCRNNIFRYNTIENNWRAGSIALFGGTGHEIHHNYIKDGVGGSAIRFTNDFPGFTFEYPGDVIKVYENTMTGCGTSYDLWNQKRGAIEFYAGGSGIFNMQFDNNTILRSQRDGIQIYGNNLHHLVFNNTTIDGTGLDPVVRDVPADVYGGFGLYVQAGSQTATFNNLTVTNAESGAYINRNTNFQLIIQNINIPVSGVTIKPANDTTLTEGQILQLTADIIPVDATNKNVTWSSSNPSVASVDATGKVTALGFGTANITVTTASGNFTATRRVSILPGVNVLATIANASENGTAGRFTVSTSSLSQSINVKYTVAGTASASDYTASPALSGTITLTPAQTSAVINITPVNDAVFEGPETVRLTLLKDASYNLGGDTVAVITIADNDNPPCVSPVIAQVSGTPPVIDATIDGAWAIAPVRNISNVVLGGLPSDYAGKWRAMYDNTNLYLLVEVNDATRIADSGSSWWEDDVVEIFIDGDNSKGTAYDGANDFQLGFRWNDNTVHTGGNSVTRTTGINYRQYATATGYNLEVAIPWTTIGTTPSLGKQLGLDVQIDDDDNNGTRDAQIASFATNTAAFSNPSVFGTVYLTTCSGASNQPPVANAGADVTLAANTTSVTLQGTGSDPEGNAVTYSWTKVSGPAVTFSNTAIANPVVSGLTNGSSYVFQLTVSDGSLTTSDQVQVTVGTVTDPNQPGTILARPAAGTITVNGNLSESSWNLSQSISKVTTGSPNNTATFGVLWDANNLYIGVKVLDGALYADSPDPWENDAVEIFIDANNNKLTVFDGNDNQFIKAYNSSSLFSKVAVSGVQHAYAAISGGYTVEISIPWSQLGITPSAGLSFGFDVGYDDDDNGGTRDGQAVWFGNLYNYQNTSGYGSVILANTAAATMAVMHDAVVADKTPEIRILPNPATDGQAKIMISNHSGKGYVFVYDLHGRQVYTAKAQAEVRLDLPQLPKGVYVVKYVSGEQVITKKLLIQ; encoded by the coding sequence ATGAAACCCGTTTCTTTTCCCTCGAAAGCGCGGTATCGCGCGTCCATTACGCAGGCTGGTCCTGCCCGGTTGAAGTACCTCAGGAGAATTCCTGGCTGGTACAGGCTTACACTTCTTATGCTGCTCCTCATGCCCTGTATGGTAGCATTTGCACAAAGCGACGGATTACCCCGCGGTGCATACCAGTTGCCTTACACGCGTTATGAATCAGAGAATGCCACGCTTGATGGCGGCGCAGCATTACAGCAATCTCCCCAGTTCATTCAGACAGACATTGCCTCCGAGGCTTCCGACCAGAAGTATGTAAGCCTCAGTAGTAACAATGCCAGTGTTGAATGGACACTGACACAGGCCGCCCAGGGGGTGACGCTTCGTTTCACCATGCCCGACGACAATACCGGCGCGGGCAGAAGCGGATCCCTTGGTCTGTATGTGAACGGCACCAAGGTGCGGAACATCAACCTGTCCTCGTATTGGGCCTACCAGTATTTTCCGGCGGCAGACCCGGTACAGACGCCGGGTGGCAAGACCTTCATGCGCTTTGATGAAGTGCATTTCCGCCTGGACAATCCGTTGAATGCGGGCGATAAACTCAGCATCCGGAAAGACAATGGAGACGCTATTACCTATGGCGTCGACTTTGTTGAGCTGGAGCCTGTTCCGCAAGCACTAACGCAGCCGGCCAATTATCTTTCCGTGACCGACTATGGCGCTGTTGCCAATGACCAGACCGACGATTTTGCGGCCTTTAATGCCTGCATCGCTGCAGCGTCGGCACAGGGTAAACACGTGTATATTCCGGCCGGCCGTTTCATGTTGAGCGACAAGCTGCCGCTGAATGTGAGCAATATGAAGATACAGGGCGCCGGTATCTGGTACACGGAAGTGTATTTCTCGACCGACAAGCAATTTTATGGCGGCTTTATGGGTCGTGCCAGTAATGTGGAGATCTCCCATTTTACGCTCAGCACTATCAATAACGACCGCCTGAAATATGACGAGCCCAATCCGAGATTGCCGGGGGAAATGTACAAGACCTATAAAGGTTTTATGGGTACATATGGTACCGGGTCCCGCATACATGATATATGGGTGGAACATTTTGAATGTGGCTTCTGGATAGCAGGTTACGACCCTCCCTACCCTATCGATATTACCAGGGACCTGGTGATCTCCAGGTGCCGCATCAGGAATAACTATGCCGATGGGGTGAACTTCTGTCAGGGCACTTCCAATTCCGTAGTAGAGCAATGCAGCGTGAGGAATAACGGCGATGATGGCCTGGCGGTATGGCCCGCTAATGTAGCCGGCAACAATGAGACCTGTCGCAATAACATTTTCAGGTACAATACGATCGAAAATAACTGGCGTGCGGGTAGTATCGCGTTGTTTGGCGGTACCGGGCATGAGATCCATCATAACTACATCAAAGATGGCGTAGGCGGTTCCGCCATCCGTTTCACCAATGACTTCCCCGGCTTTACGTTTGAATATCCCGGCGATGTTATTAAAGTGTATGAGAACACGATGACCGGTTGCGGCACAAGTTATGACCTCTGGAACCAGAAGCGGGGCGCTATTGAGTTCTATGCCGGCGGCAGTGGTATTTTCAACATGCAGTTTGACAACAATACCATCCTTCGTTCCCAACGCGATGGGATCCAGATATATGGGAATAACCTTCATCACCTGGTGTTCAACAACACGACCATTGACGGTACAGGGCTGGATCCGGTGGTGCGGGATGTCCCGGCTGATGTATATGGAGGTTTCGGATTGTATGTACAGGCGGGATCCCAGACGGCTACCTTCAACAACCTGACGGTCACCAATGCGGAATCGGGCGCGTATATCAACCGGAACACCAATTTCCAGCTGATCATACAAAACATCAATATCCCCGTATCGGGTGTTACGATAAAACCCGCGAATGATACGACCCTGACAGAAGGACAAATTTTGCAATTGACAGCGGATATTATACCCGTAGATGCGACCAATAAGAATGTAACCTGGAGCAGTTCCAATCCATCAGTAGCCTCCGTAGACGCTACGGGTAAAGTGACTGCGCTGGGATTTGGCACGGCTAATATTACGGTGACCACTGCCAGTGGTAATTTTACCGCAACTCGGAGGGTAAGCATCCTGCCAGGCGTCAATGTGCTAGCAACGATCGCCAATGCTTCCGAGAATGGTACGGCGGGCAGGTTTACCGTAAGTACTTCTTCCCTGTCTCAAAGCATCAATGTAAAATATACCGTTGCCGGTACGGCCAGCGCGAGCGATTATACGGCCAGTCCTGCGTTGAGTGGTACCATTACGCTGACACCTGCCCAGACTTCTGCAGTGATCAATATTACGCCCGTGAATGATGCGGTGTTCGAAGGGCCGGAAACAGTACGTTTAACCTTGCTGAAAGATGCTTCTTACAATCTGGGTGGAGACACTGTTGCCGTGATCACTATTGCGGACAATGATAATCCGCCTTGTGTATCGCCAGTGATAGCACAGGTATCTGGTACGCCTCCGGTGATCGATGCAACGATTGATGGCGCCTGGGCGATCGCCCCGGTGAGGAATATCAGTAATGTTGTGCTGGGTGGTCTTCCTTCCGACTATGCAGGTAAATGGCGAGCGATGTATGATAATACTAACCTTTACCTGCTGGTAGAAGTGAATGACGCCACCAGGATCGCTGATTCCGGTAGCAGCTGGTGGGAAGATGATGTGGTGGAAATATTCATCGATGGCGATAATAGTAAAGGAACTGCCTATGACGGAGCGAATGACTTCCAGCTGGGCTTCCGCTGGAATGATAATACTGTACATACGGGAGGTAATTCAGTGACCAGGACGACTGGTATCAATTACAGGCAGTATGCCACCGCGACAGGCTATAACCTGGAAGTGGCTATTCCCTGGACGACCATTGGTACTACTCCTTCGCTGGGTAAACAGTTGGGACTGGATGTACAGATAGACGATGATGACAATAATGGTACACGCGATGCACAGATCGCATCATTCGCCACGAATACAGCAGCGTTTTCAAATCCCTCCGTATTCGGAACTGTTTATCTGACTACCTGCAGTGGCGCATCTAACCAACCTCCTGTAGCAAATGCGGGCGCAGATGTTACGCTGGCTGCCAATACCACCAGCGTCACCTTACAGGGTACAGGATCGGATCCGGAAGGTAATGCTGTTACCTACAGCTGGACCAAAGTGAGTGGTCCGGCAGTAACATTCAGTAACACTGCGATTGCCAATCCGGTCGTTTCCGGGCTGACCAATGGCAGCAGTTACGTTTTCCAGCTGACGGTGAGCGATGGCAGTCTGACGACAAGCGACCAGGTACAGGTGACAGTGGGGACGGTGACGGATCCTAATCAGCCGGGCACTATACTGGCACGTCCTGCAGCAGGTACCATTACGGTGAACGGCAACCTGAGTGAAAGCAGCTGGAATCTCTCGCAGAGTATCAGTAAAGTGACAACAGGCTCGCCGAACAACACGGCCACTTTTGGCGTGCTCTGGGATGCCAATAACCTTTACATTGGCGTGAAAGTGCTGGATGGCGCCCTGTATGCAGACTCGCCTGATCCATGGGAAAATGATGCGGTGGAAATATTCATTGATGCGAATAATAACAAGCTGACGGTGTTTGATGGAAATGATAACCAGTTCATCAAGGCGTACAACAGCAGTTCACTGTTCAGCAAAGTAGCTGTCAGTGGCGTTCAGCATGCGTATGCAGCTATCAGCGGCGGTTATACTGTGGAGATCAGCATTCCATGGTCACAGCTGGGTATTACCCCGTCAGCGGGTCTGTCTTTTGGTTTTGATGTTGGTTATGATGACGATGACAATGGAGGAACGCGTGATGGCCAGGCAGTATGGTTTGGCAACTTATACAACTATCAGAATACATCAGGTTATGGTTCTGTAATACTGGCTAATACAGCCGCTGCTACAATGGCGGTGATGCATGATGCCGTTGTTGCAGATAAAACACCTGAGATCCGCATTCTGCCTAATCCGGCTACAGACGGACAGGCGAAGATCATGATCTCCAACCATAGTGGCAAAGGGTATGTGTTTGTGTATGACCTGCATGGCAGGCAGGTATATACGGCAAAAGCGCAGGCGGAAGTACGGTTGGATCTTCCGCAGTTACCTAAAGGAGTATATGTGGTGAAGTATGTATCCGGAGAGCAAGTGATCACAAAGAAATTGCTGATACAATAA